GGCGTGTTCGACAAGGCTTTTGCTGATGGCAGCTATCCTGCAGACGAAAACGAACTCGTAAACGCACTTAAGAGCAAGGTTGTCGACTACGCCAAGGATGAAGGCCTCAACAAGAGCATCGGCATCCACTTGCTCGCCGGTGTCCGCTTCAAGCTCCCGATTATCCCGATTGCAGCTTATGCAAACGTCAAGTGCTACCTCGGCGGTGACTACGATAGCGATATCGACGCCGGCAATTTTGCATTTGAAATCGGTGGCGGTTTTGCCCTTTAATTTTGTAGATTAAAAAAAGTTGGTTAGAAGAGAGTAGGTATACAAGAATGACTCAGAATACAAGCAGCACAAACATCCTCATCATCGAAGATGAAATTGCCATTGCCGAAGGCCTCGTGGACCTCTGCGAGCTCAACGGTTACCGCGTCAAACACGTTGTTGACGGCGAAAGCGGCCTTGCCGAAGCACTCTCCGGACAGTACGGACTTGTACTGCTGGACCTCATGCTTCCGGGCATGGACGGCTTTACCGTTTGCGACAAGATTCGCGAAAAGGACAAGAGCCTCCCGATCATCATCCTTTCTGCAAAGAATTCCGATGACGATATCATCAACGGTCTCAAGTTCGGTGCCGACGACTACATCCCGAAGCCGTTCTCCGTACCGATGCTCCTTGCACGTATCGAAGCAGTGCTCCGCCGTAGCCGCCAGACGATGGAAAATGAAGGCAAGCTTGTTGCCGGCAACCTCCGCGTGAACTTCCGTGAATACACGGGCGTGCGCGGTACAGAAGAGCTGGCATTCACCCGCAAGGAAATTGAAATTCTTGAATACCTCTGGAACAACCGCGACCATGCCATTCCGCGTTCCGAGCTCCTCCGCAAGGTCTGGGGTTACGAAAATGCAGAATCCGTGGATACCCGTACGGTCGACATCCACATCACCAAGCTCCGCAAGAAGATCGAAGACGATCCGGCTCATCCGAAGCTGCTCGTCACGTTCCGCGGTGAAGGTTACCAGATGCGCTCGGCTCCAGAATGCGAGAAATCAGTATAAACAAACTCTCTACATACCTCTCTAGCAAGTACAAGGCTCTTCGGAGCCTTATTCTTGCCTCTAAAGATCGTCTCATTTTTGTGGCGATTTTTATCGTTATTGCGATTCCCGTAATAATGCTTTTAAGCCATTCCTACGCACAGTTGCAAACGTCGTCGCTCTTTGGCTACAAGGAACACGCGTTCTCTGTGCTCCAGAATTTGAACAAGAACATCACCGCAGACCTAGCGATTGAAGACAGGCGCTCTTACGCCGACTACAGATTCATCCGCTCCGTCCCGGTGTTCGGCGGTGAAGAAATCACGATGTCCGAACTTGCGGAATTCCCGCAGAGGAGCCATTACGTCGGGCTCGTCGGGCATTTCCAGCTGGACCCCGCCGGCAACTTGAGTACGCCTGTCCTCCCGGATGGAGTGCTCGAAAGAATCCCCATGGTCGACAGGGCAAAGCGCGTTGCCATCCGCAACAAGATTAGCCTCATCCTCAATACGTCAGGATTCGCGGCCATGTCTTCGCCTGCCATTATCACGACCTCGAGCAGCATGGAAAAGTCTGACTCGACGCACAAGAACGACAGCAGGCTCATCGACCAGATTTACAAGCAGGACATCGACATTGCAAGCACTCGCAAAAAGAAGAAGTCGAGCAAGCACCGTGTCGAACAAATTACAGAAACCGGCGACTTCGCCTTCGGCGTCGAATCGACAAAGCTCGATACGACCGGTCTTCTGGTCCGCCTGATCAACACCGAAACGACTCACTCCATGGAAGCCGAAATTGACTTCTTCCAGGCGATTGTCGATTCGAGCTACATCATTTTCCATCGCACGGTTAGACGCGGCACAGACGTGTTTATCCAGGGCTTTATTGTCGATGCTCGCGCCTACCTCACGAACCTCGTAAAAAACGAAATCGAGAAGTACAAGGGCGTTACCAAGGGCAATCAGCAAGACCCGCTCGTGCTCGCATTCTTCCACAAGAACAAGTCTTTTGTCGCCTTCGGTGAACGCAACAACATTACGACGGAACTCCTCTCCGAATCGTTGCAGGCGCCTCTCTCGGATATCACTTTCAAGATGTACACCACACAGCGCGCCCCGGGCGGAGAATTCGTTTTCTTCATCGGGTTCCTGATGCTTGCGGTACTTGGAATCGGCCTTATCTCGATTTACCATGTGACACAGAGCCGCGTGAAGCTCGCCGCAAAGCGCCAGGACTTTGTCTCCGCCATTACGCACGAACTTAAGACTCCGCTCACGGCCATC
This genomic stretch from Fibrobacter sp. UWB2 harbors:
- a CDS encoding response regulator transcription factor, encoding MTQNTSSTNILIIEDEIAIAEGLVDLCELNGYRVKHVVDGESGLAEALSGQYGLVLLDLMLPGMDGFTVCDKIREKDKSLPIIILSAKNSDDDIINGLKFGADDYIPKPFSVPMLLARIEAVLRRSRQTMENEGKLVAGNLRVNFREYTGVRGTEELAFTRKEIEILEYLWNNRDHAIPRSELLRKVWGYENAESVDTRTVDIHITKLRKKIEDDPAHPKLLVTFRGEGYQMRSAPECEKSV
- a CDS encoding sensor histidine kinase KdpD, coding for MREISINKLSTYLSSKYKALRSLILASKDRLIFVAIFIVIAIPVIMLLSHSYAQLQTSSLFGYKEHAFSVLQNLNKNITADLAIEDRRSYADYRFIRSVPVFGGEEITMSELAEFPQRSHYVGLVGHFQLDPAGNLSTPVLPDGVLERIPMVDRAKRVAIRNKISLILNTSGFAAMSSPAIITTSSSMEKSDSTHKNDSRLIDQIYKQDIDIASTRKKKKSSKHRVEQITETGDFAFGVESTKLDTTGLLVRLINTETTHSMEAEIDFFQAIVDSSYIIFHRTVRRGTDVFIQGFIVDARAYLTNLVKNEIEKYKGVTKGNQQDPLVLAFFHKNKSFVAFGERNNITTELLSESLQAPLSDITFKMYTTQRAPGGEFVFFIGFLMLAVLGIGLISIYHVTQSRVKLAAKRQDFVSAITHELKTPLTAIKMYAELLQNSWVASEEKKQKYYGQIASEADRLSRLIQNVLNLSKLDGNRWNVQLRMDKPKQVLDDFVSTYSKNVEKQGFELTVSSDTDADNISLMIDRDAIMQILMNLVDNSLKFSKNADYKMINVELRIKGTDMYLAVRDYGPGIPPSEMKKVFQEFYRVENEMTRQTSGTGIGLSMVKKLCTLCNMNIELENANPGLRTKIHFPSLSI